One genomic segment of Sorex araneus isolate mSorAra2 chromosome X, mSorAra2.pri, whole genome shotgun sequence includes these proteins:
- the B3GNT7 gene encoding UDP-GlcNAc:betaGal beta-1,3-N-acetylglucosaminyltransferase 7, translating into MSQWKKTIYKSVCLSLAVLVAVTVFQRGLTPGQFLPGPAALQLRLHKPRGPLAQPQDFWKTPEDAAPPTPAASRGPRAWDVTSVNCSANANLSQQAWFQGLEPHFQQFLLYRHCRYFPLLLNHPEKCRGAVHLLVVVKSVITQHDRREAIRRTWGAERAAAGPGLGAVRTLFLLGTASKREERAHYQQLLAYEDRLYGDILQWDFLDSFFNLTLKETHFLKWLDIYCPRVQFVFKGDDDVFVHPGNVLEFLAGRRPQEDLFVGDVLRHARPIRRKDNKYYIPVSLYGKASYPPYAGGGGFLMAGGLARRLHGACDSLELYPIDDVFLGMCLQVLGVQPTAHEGFKTFGISRNRHSRMNTEPCFFRSMLVVHKLLPQDLLAMWRLVHSNLTCAHRLQVF; encoded by the exons ATGTCTCAGTG gaAGAAAACCATCTACAAGAGTGTGTGCCTGTCCCTGGCCGTGCTGGTGGCCGTGACCGTGTTCCAGCGTGGTCTCACCCCGGGCCAGTTCCTGCCGGGGCCCGCAGCGCTCCAGCTCAGGCTGCACAAACCCAGGGGCCCCTTGGCGCAGCCCCAGGACTTCTGGAAGACCCCCGAGGATGCGGCGCCCCCCACGCCAGCGGCCTCCCGGGGGCCCCGGGCCTGGGACGTGACCAGCGTCAACTGCTCGGCCAATGCCAACCTGTCGCAGCAGGCCTGGTTCCAGGGCTTGGAGCCACACTTCCAGCAGTTCCTGCTGTACCGCCACTGCCGCTACTTCCCGCTGCTGCTGAACCACCCCGAGAAGTGCCGGGGCGCCGTGCACCTGCTGGTGGTGGTCAAGTCGGTGATCACGCAGCACGACCGGCGCGAGGCCATCCGGCGCACGTGGGGCGCggagcgggcggcggcgggcccggggctgggcgCGGTGCGGACCCTCTTCCTGCTGGGCACGGCCTCCAAGCGCGAGGAGCGCGCCCACTACCAGCAGCTGCTGGCCTACGAGGACCGCCTGTACGGCGACATCCTGCAGTGGGACTTCCTGGACAGCTTCTTCAACCTGACCCTCAAGGAGACGCACTTCCTCAAGTGGCTGGACATCTACTGCCCCCGAGTGCAGTTCGTCTTCAAGGGGGACGACGATGTCTTCGTGCACCCAGGCAACGTGCTGGAGTTCCTGGCGGGCCGGCGGCCCCAGGAGGACCTGTTCGTGGGGGACGTGCTGCGGCACGCGCGCCCCATCCGCCGCAAGGACAACAAGTACTACATCCCCGTGAGCCTGTACGGCAAGGCCAGCTACCCGCCCTAcgccggcggcggcggcttcCTCATGGCCGGCGGCCTGGCCCGCCGCCTGCACGGCGCCTGCGACTCGCTCGAGCTCTACCCCATCGACGATGTCTTCCTGGGCATGTGCCTGCAGGTGCTGGGCGTGCAGCCCACGGCCCACGAGGGCTTCAAGACCTTCGGCATTTCGCGCAACCGCCACAGCCGCATGAACACGGAGCCCTGCTTCTTCCGCTCCATGCTGGTGGTGCACAAGCTGCTGCCCCAGGACCTGCTGGCCATGTGGCGCCTGGTGCACAGCAACCTCACCTGCGCCCACCGCCTGCAGGTGTTCTGA